Proteins found in one Bremerella volcania genomic segment:
- a CDS encoding dipeptidase encodes MPDLKTFIDENRGNFVESLKELLRIPSVSTDSRHKEDVKTAADWVASRFQELNFETKVIPTKGHPIVYAESPPVPGKPVALVYGHYDVQPPEPLDLWVTPPFDPTERDGNIVARGATDDKGQMLTHVFGATAWMKSVGELPIQVKFLIEGEEEIGSANLAPFIEENKELLANDVVVISDSSQFGPGQPAITYGLKGIAYFELKLVGPNRDLHSGSFGGSVRNPANALCAMLSTLIDEHGWIHIPGFYDDVKPMTGDERENFAELPFDEEKFKEQLGIDDVHGEEGYTTLERRWARPTLDINGLTSGYQGEGAKTVLPSEASAKFSCRLVPDQCPHKIGKALREHLEKVCPSGIKMEFKEHHGSPGFVVATDSPYIKAASSAIQQGFGAAPVLIREGGSIPIVANFAQQLGSDVLLLGWGLDDDNTHSPNEKFNLADFQRGITASAQLWAELAKIDK; translated from the coding sequence ATGCCGGATCTGAAAACTTTTATAGATGAGAATCGTGGAAACTTCGTCGAGTCGCTCAAAGAGTTGCTCCGAATTCCCAGCGTTAGCACCGATAGTCGACATAAAGAAGACGTTAAGACCGCCGCCGATTGGGTCGCAAGTCGTTTCCAGGAATTGAACTTCGAAACGAAGGTCATCCCGACCAAGGGGCATCCGATCGTCTACGCCGAAAGCCCACCGGTACCGGGCAAGCCGGTAGCTCTCGTTTATGGACACTATGACGTCCAACCTCCCGAACCACTCGACCTGTGGGTTACGCCCCCCTTCGACCCCACCGAGCGCGACGGCAACATCGTAGCCCGCGGGGCAACCGACGATAAAGGCCAGATGCTGACTCATGTATTCGGAGCGACTGCCTGGATGAAATCGGTGGGCGAGCTGCCGATCCAGGTCAAATTCCTGATCGAAGGGGAAGAGGAAATCGGCAGCGCGAATCTCGCTCCTTTCATTGAAGAGAATAAAGAACTGCTGGCCAACGACGTCGTCGTGATCAGCGACAGCAGCCAGTTTGGCCCTGGCCAGCCAGCCATCACCTACGGGCTGAAGGGGATCGCCTACTTTGAACTGAAGTTGGTCGGCCCCAACCGTGACCTGCACAGCGGTTCGTTCGGCGGCAGCGTTCGCAACCCGGCCAACGCCTTGTGCGCGATGCTGAGCACGCTGATCGACGAACACGGCTGGATTCATATCCCCGGCTTCTACGACGACGTCAAACCAATGACCGGTGACGAACGGGAAAACTTCGCGGAACTTCCCTTCGACGAAGAAAAATTCAAAGAACAATTGGGCATCGACGATGTCCATGGAGAAGAAGGGTACACCACCCTCGAACGTCGCTGGGCTCGACCGACCCTGGATATCAACGGCCTGACCAGCGGCTACCAAGGGGAAGGCGCCAAGACCGTTTTGCCAAGCGAAGCGTCGGCCAAGTTCAGCTGCCGTCTGGTGCCGGACCAGTGCCCGCACAAGATCGGCAAGGCGCTACGCGAGCACCTGGAAAAGGTATGCCCATCAGGCATCAAGATGGAGTTCAAGGAACATCACGGTTCGCCGGGCTTCGTCGTCGCCACCGACAGCCCCTATATCAAGGCCGCCAGTAGCGCGATCCAGCAAGGCTTCGGCGCCGCCCCAGTGCTGATCCGTGAAGGGGGCTCGATCCCGATCGTCGCCAACTTCGCCCAGCAACTCGGCTCCGATGTTCTGCTGTTGGGCTGGGGACTGGATGACGATAACACCCACAGTCCCAACGAAAAGTTCAACCTCGCCGATTTCCAGCGAGGCATCACCGCCAGCGCCCAGTTGTGGGCCGAACTGGCCAAGATCGATAAGTAA
- the serS gene encoding serine--tRNA ligase, with translation MLDRKFVVENVELVKKNCENRGVQADVDQIVTLETARKAKLQEAEEFNRQANEINKTVGKATPEERPNIIAEGKRLRQLKDDASTEVDKLEEQIVEILRVIPNLTHPDAPIGEDDKSNLELQRGSTEPRTFDFKVLDHVELGEKLDLIDFEAGAQVAGAGFYYLKNEAVLLELALQQYVVGLLVKEGFVPTITPDMARTEILHGVGFIPRGPETQIYSIENTDLNLVATAEITLGGMYAGKTLEAETLPQLFCGISHCYRTEAGAAGRASRGLYRVHQFTKVEMFAFTLPEDSEATLNKFRDLECKIFDGLQIPYRVVDTATGDLGGPAYRKFDLEAWMPGRGDAGEYGEVTSTSNCTDYQARRLNIRYKVKGEKGTHFAHTLNGTAIALSRGLIAVMENYQQADGSIEVPEVLRPYMGMDKIGPR, from the coding sequence ATGCTCGACCGGAAGTTTGTTGTCGAAAACGTCGAACTCGTGAAGAAGAACTGCGAGAACCGTGGTGTTCAAGCCGACGTCGATCAGATCGTCACGCTCGAGACCGCTCGCAAGGCCAAGCTGCAAGAGGCCGAAGAGTTCAACCGTCAGGCCAACGAAATCAACAAGACCGTAGGCAAGGCCACGCCGGAAGAACGCCCTAACATCATCGCCGAAGGCAAGCGTCTTCGTCAGTTGAAGGACGATGCCTCGACCGAAGTCGACAAGCTTGAAGAGCAGATCGTCGAAATCCTCCGCGTCATTCCCAACCTCACCCACCCCGACGCGCCGATCGGCGAGGACGATAAGAGCAATCTCGAACTCCAGCGCGGATCGACCGAGCCCCGCACGTTCGACTTCAAGGTTCTCGACCATGTCGAACTAGGGGAAAAGCTCGACCTCATCGACTTCGAAGCAGGCGCCCAGGTCGCCGGGGCGGGTTTCTACTACCTGAAGAACGAAGCCGTCCTGCTGGAACTGGCCCTGCAGCAGTACGTGGTGGGCCTGTTGGTGAAGGAAGGGTTCGTTCCGACCATCACGCCCGACATGGCCCGCACCGAGATTCTGCACGGGGTTGGCTTTATCCCGCGTGGTCCCGAAACGCAGATCTACAGCATCGAAAACACCGACCTCAACCTGGTCGCCACCGCCGAGATCACCCTGGGCGGCATGTACGCCGGCAAGACGCTCGAAGCGGAAACGCTGCCGCAGCTGTTCTGTGGCATCAGCCACTGTTACCGCACCGAAGCAGGCGCCGCAGGGCGTGCTTCGCGAGGTCTTTACCGCGTGCATCAGTTCACCAAGGTCGAGATGTTCGCGTTCACCCTGCCGGAAGACAGCGAAGCGACCCTCAATAAGTTCCGTGACCTGGAATGCAAGATCTTCGACGGCCTGCAGATCCCGTACCGCGTGGTCGACACAGCCACCGGCGACCTGGGGGGACCCGCCTACCGCAAATTCGACCTCGAGGCGTGGATGCCAGGCCGCGGTGATGCTGGCGAATACGGCGAAGTGACCAGCACTTCGAACTGCACCGACTACCAGGCCCGCCGCTTGAACATCCGCTACAAGGTGAAAGGGGAAAAGGGAACCCACTTCGCCCACACGCTTAACGGCACCGCCATCGCTTTAAGCCGCGGTCTGATCGCCGTGATGGAAAACTACCAGCAAGCCGACGGTAGCATCGAAGTACCGGAAGTCCTGCGGCCGTATATGGGCATGGATAAGATCGGTCCTCGTTAG